The following are encoded together in the Candidatus Hydrogenedentota bacterium genome:
- a CDS encoding NADH-quinone oxidoreductase subunit M yields MILLWIFLLPLLGGAAAWFAGQRFPALSQWAGPASLLLALVQLIVLWGRAASPEAGWIVSWSIPWIPQLGMSLSFALDGLALILVILTCLVGLVALFMVRDGAGSRAGMRRFLILATLSSLMGVFLAADLALFFVFYEIMLVPVFALLLLGDHPNRVRASMRFFIFTQAGGLLMLVSIFALFFLHGQATGEYTFATEALLATPLGATASKWIFLGFFLAFAVKLPLVPFHTWQADAYEAAPADTTVLLAGLMAKAAGYGLLRFAIPLAPEGAAHYASAIVLLGVITVIYCAWMAYGQNDLKRIIAYSSASHLGFIALGAFSMSPLAQRGAVLQMFCHGISVAGMFFIADLVERQMKTRDVEKLGGLWHTAPRLGAVAIVFAMATLGLPGLGNFAGEFMTLLGTFTTHPVAAGIAAIGAVLAAAYSLRVVQRVFFGPKPEGVPAWDATPAQLALCAALIAVLVWLGAYPKPFLDTAWQAGAAPTALSSTSGSPLSGVSADIQNGEVQ; encoded by the coding sequence ATGATACTTCTCTGGATATTTCTCCTGCCCCTCCTGGGCGGGGCGGCCGCCTGGTTCGCGGGACAACGTTTTCCCGCCCTGTCCCAGTGGGCCGGGCCCGCATCGCTGCTCCTGGCCCTCGTCCAGCTTATCGTCCTGTGGGGGCGCGCGGCGTCGCCCGAGGCCGGCTGGATCGTGTCCTGGTCCATCCCGTGGATTCCCCAGCTCGGCATGTCCCTGTCCTTCGCTCTGGACGGCCTGGCACTGATTCTGGTCATCCTCACCTGCCTTGTGGGCCTCGTGGCCCTGTTCATGGTGCGGGACGGCGCAGGCAGCCGCGCCGGCATGCGGCGATTCCTGATCCTGGCCACCCTTTCCTCCTTGATGGGCGTGTTCCTCGCGGCGGATCTGGCCCTCTTCTTCGTGTTCTACGAGATCATGCTCGTGCCGGTTTTCGCCCTGCTGTTGTTGGGCGATCACCCCAACCGCGTCCGGGCTTCCATGCGCTTCTTCATCTTCACCCAGGCTGGCGGGCTTCTGATGCTCGTCTCCATCTTCGCCCTCTTCTTTCTTCATGGTCAGGCCACGGGCGAATATACCTTCGCGACGGAAGCGCTCCTCGCCACACCACTCGGCGCGACGGCATCCAAGTGGATCTTCCTCGGCTTCTTCCTGGCCTTTGCCGTGAAATTGCCCCTCGTACCCTTTCACACCTGGCAGGCGGACGCCTATGAAGCCGCGCCGGCGGACACCACCGTGCTCCTCGCCGGGTTGATGGCCAAGGCGGCCGGTTACGGGCTGCTCCGCTTCGCGATTCCGCTCGCCCCGGAAGGCGCGGCGCACTACGCCTCCGCTATTGTACTGCTGGGCGTCATCACCGTCATCTACTGCGCCTGGATGGCCTATGGACAGAACGACCTGAAACGTATCATCGCCTACTCCAGCGCCTCACACCTGGGCTTCATTGCCCTCGGGGCTTTTTCCATGAGCCCTCTCGCCCAGCGCGGCGCCGTTCTCCAGATGTTCTGCCACGGCATCAGCGTGGCCGGCATGTTCTTCATCGCCGACCTCGTGGAACGCCAGATGAAGACGCGGGACGTTGAGAAGCTCGGCGGCCTGTGGCACACCGCGCCGCGCCTCGGCGCCGTGGCCATTGTATTCGCCATGGCGACCCTCGGACTTCCCGGCCTCGGCAATTTTGCGGGAGAATTCATGACCCTGCTGGGTACTTTCACAACCCACCCGGTCGCAGCGGGAATCGCCGCCATCGGGGCCGTACTGGCCGCAGCCTATTCCCTGCGGGTCGTACAGCGCGTCTTTTTCGGGCCCAAACCGGAGGGCGTACCCGCCTGGGACGCAACCCCCGCTCAACTCGCCCTCTGCGCCGCGCTTATCGCGGTGCTGGTCTGGCTCGGCGCCTATCCCAAACCCTTCCTTGACACCGCCTGGCAGGCGGGCGCCGCCCCGACGGCCCTGTCTTCAACCTCGGGCAGCCCCCTTTCCGGCGTGTCCGCGGATATCCAGAATGGAGAAGTTCAATGA
- a CDS encoding ammonium transporter — protein sequence MFALSASCLAYAQDAPPAPEPGDTAWMLTSTALVLFMTIPGLALFYGGLVRSKNVLSVLMQCFTITALATLLWVICGYSLAFAVPATQAEGVIGLHAFVGDLSNVFLKNLTVSNLTLTFPESVFITFQCTFFIITPALIIGAFAERMKFSAVLVFTTLWLVLVYAPMCHMAWSGAGALFWDWGVLDFAGGTVVHINAGIAALVACILVGKRSGFPQKPMPPHNMTMTVTGAGMLWVGWFGFNAGSAAAANGTAGMAMLVTQICAATATLTWLAIEWMKHGKPSALGAATGAVAGLVAITPASGTCGPLGAILMGIAVGIICFLGATTIKKLGGYDDSLDAFGVHGIGGIVGAILTGVFASDALGGVGYVEGVTMGSQVFAQLKSVIVTLVYSGLVSLILFKLIDLTIGLRVSEEVESQGLDLAEHGEEGYIL from the coding sequence ATGTTCGCATTGTCCGCTTCCTGCCTTGCCTACGCCCAGGATGCCCCCCCCGCCCCCGAACCTGGCGACACCGCCTGGATGTTGACATCCACGGCGCTCGTTCTGTTCATGACCATTCCGGGTCTCGCCCTGTTCTACGGCGGCCTGGTGCGGTCGAAAAACGTGTTGTCCGTCCTTATGCAGTGTTTCACCATCACGGCCCTGGCCACCCTGCTCTGGGTCATCTGCGGGTACAGCCTCGCTTTCGCGGTGCCGGCCACGCAGGCGGAAGGCGTTATCGGATTGCATGCCTTTGTCGGCGATTTGAGCAATGTCTTCCTGAAGAATCTGACGGTGAGCAACCTGACGCTGACCTTCCCCGAGTCGGTCTTCATCACGTTCCAGTGCACGTTCTTCATCATCACGCCGGCCCTCATCATCGGCGCCTTCGCCGAGCGCATGAAGTTCTCCGCCGTGCTGGTCTTCACCACCCTGTGGCTGGTACTCGTGTACGCCCCCATGTGCCACATGGCCTGGTCCGGCGCCGGCGCGCTGTTCTGGGACTGGGGTGTGCTGGACTTCGCGGGCGGCACCGTGGTGCACATCAACGCGGGTATCGCGGCGCTGGTCGCCTGTATCCTGGTTGGCAAGCGCTCGGGCTTTCCCCAGAAGCCGATGCCTCCGCACAACATGACCATGACCGTCACCGGCGCGGGCATGCTGTGGGTCGGCTGGTTCGGCTTCAACGCGGGTAGCGCGGCCGCGGCCAACGGCACGGCGGGTATGGCGATGCTGGTCACCCAGATCTGTGCGGCGACGGCCACCCTGACCTGGCTCGCGATTGAGTGGATGAAGCACGGCAAGCCGAGCGCGCTGGGCGCGGCCACCGGTGCGGTGGCGGGTCTGGTTGCCATCACCCCGGCTTCCGGCACCTGCGGCCCGCTGGGCGCCATCCTGATGGGTATCGCCGTGGGCATCATCTGCTTCCTCGGCGCCACGACCATCAAGAAGCTGGGCGGCTACGACGACTCTCTGGACGCCTTCGGCGTGCACGGCATTGGCGGTATCGTGGGTGCGATTCTGACCGGTGTGTTCGCATCCGACGCCCTGGGTGGCGTGGGATATGTTGAAGGTGTGACGATGGGATCTCAGGTGTTTGCCCAGTTGAAGAGCGTTATCGTAACGCTGGTGTATAGCGGCCTGGTATCGCTTATACTGTTCAAGCTCATCGACCTCACCATCGGCCTGCGGGTCTCCGAAGAAGTCGAAAGCCAGGGCCTGGATCTTGCCGAACACGGCGAAGAAGGCTACATCCTCTAA
- a CDS encoding DNA adenine methylase: protein MTDAVQTNPAPLPFLKWVGGKRQLLDELRVRTAQARPYGRYHEPFVGGGALFFDLYGRHELGRSKAILSDNNPRLIEAYEGVQKNVEQVIALLEQHQARHNEEHYYRVRAEVPDDKVACAARLIYLNRTCFNGLYRENSKGEFNVPMGRYKNPLICNHANLRAVSAALCRCQIHRSHFTAVLDRAVEGDLVYFDPPYDPVSKTANFTSYHRDPFGEDAQRSLADVFRRLHGRGVKVVLSNSDTPLIQELYAPFTIEVVMARRLVNSRADKRGEVREVLVRNF from the coding sequence ATGACGGACGCCGTGCAAACAAATCCCGCACCCCTGCCTTTCTTGAAGTGGGTGGGCGGCAAACGCCAACTGCTGGACGAGCTTCGTGTCCGGACTGCCCAGGCCCGGCCCTACGGTCGCTATCATGAGCCCTTTGTCGGCGGGGGCGCCCTCTTTTTCGATCTGTACGGTCGCCACGAACTCGGTCGCTCCAAGGCGATCCTCTCGGACAACAATCCCCGGCTGATTGAGGCCTACGAAGGCGTGCAGAAAAACGTGGAGCAGGTCATTGCGCTGTTGGAGCAGCACCAGGCCCGGCACAATGAAGAGCACTACTACCGGGTGCGTGCCGAGGTGCCGGATGACAAAGTCGCCTGCGCCGCGCGCTTGATTTATCTGAATCGCACCTGTTTCAACGGGCTCTACCGGGAGAACAGCAAAGGCGAGTTCAACGTGCCCATGGGGCGCTACAAGAACCCCCTCATCTGCAATCACGCCAATCTCAGGGCGGTCTCCGCGGCGCTTTGTCGCTGCCAGATCCATCGCAGCCATTTCACCGCCGTGCTCGACCGAGCCGTCGAGGGCGATCTGGTTTATTTCGACCCGCCCTACGACCCGGTTTCAAAGACGGCCAACTTCACCAGCTACCACCGCGATCCCTTCGGAGAAGATGCCCAGCGCTCGCTGGCCGACGTGTTTCGGCGCCTGCACGGTCGAGGTGTGAAGGTGGTCCTCTCCAATTCGGACACGCCCCTGATCCAGGAGCTGTACGCGCCCTTCACGATCGAAGTGGTGATGGCCCGTCGGCTAGTGAACAGCCGCGCGGACAAGCGGGGAGAGGTAAGGGAAGTGCTGGTGAGGAACTTCTGA
- a CDS encoding NADH-quinone oxidoreductase subunit N — protein MTGADFLALSPLLVLSAAPVAVLLAIAWRRNHKVARVLAMGSLALGLLACWVAAGEAPRQVTNLVLIDHFGLLYMVMILLTTFVLFSMSKTYFTLRESQPEEYYVLLLLATAGAGVMAVSTHFATFYLGLELLSVSLYGLIAYVRSDFRGTEASIKYLILAAASAAFLLFGMALVYAELGTMNMTALAHATMDQTENRVVLLGVAMMFVSIGFKLSIVPFHLWTADVYEGSPAPVTAFAATISKISILAVLVRYFSVDSAPVTESLVAFIALTAAASMIAGNVLALVQSNLKRMLAFSSIAHMGYLSIAFISGGSATHETVALYLLAYTTATLGAFGVIMCLTSHSATGREVERIGDFRGLFWSDPLAASVLAVSLLSLAGIPLTAGFLGKFYLLAAGASTNFWWLLVVLALTSTVGAYYYLRVIVLMASREDSGEAVCVKRRLPVSVPRDVVLVGLTLATLLVGIFPAPIIHFIQSMSAGQ, from the coding sequence ATGACTGGCGCAGACTTTCTCGCCCTCTCGCCGCTCCTGGTCCTCAGCGCCGCGCCCGTAGCCGTGCTACTTGCCATTGCCTGGCGGCGCAACCATAAGGTCGCCCGCGTGCTGGCCATGGGGTCCCTCGCGCTGGGCCTCCTCGCCTGCTGGGTTGCCGCGGGTGAAGCGCCCCGGCAGGTCACCAATCTCGTGCTGATAGATCACTTTGGCCTGCTGTACATGGTCATGATCCTGCTCACGACCTTTGTACTCTTCTCCATGAGCAAGACCTATTTCACCCTCCGCGAATCCCAACCGGAGGAATACTACGTGCTCCTGCTGCTTGCCACGGCGGGCGCCGGGGTCATGGCGGTGAGCACCCACTTCGCGACCTTCTACCTGGGGCTCGAACTGCTCAGCGTGTCGCTCTACGGGCTGATCGCCTATGTACGCAGCGACTTTCGCGGCACGGAAGCCAGCATCAAGTACCTGATTCTCGCCGCCGCCTCCGCCGCATTCCTGCTCTTCGGCATGGCCCTGGTCTATGCGGAACTCGGCACCATGAACATGACCGCGCTGGCCCACGCCACCATGGACCAGACCGAAAATCGGGTGGTGCTCCTCGGCGTCGCCATGATGTTCGTCAGCATTGGCTTCAAGCTTTCCATCGTGCCTTTCCACCTCTGGACCGCCGATGTGTATGAAGGCTCGCCCGCGCCGGTAACGGCCTTTGCCGCAACCATATCCAAGATTTCGATTCTCGCCGTGCTCGTTCGCTATTTCTCCGTGGACAGTGCGCCGGTGACCGAGTCGCTCGTTGCCTTTATCGCGCTGACCGCCGCCGCCTCCATGATCGCGGGGAACGTGCTCGCGCTGGTGCAGAGCAATCTCAAGCGCATGCTGGCCTTCTCCTCCATCGCCCACATGGGCTACCTCTCCATTGCCTTCATCTCGGGCGGCTCCGCGACCCACGAGACCGTGGCCCTCTATCTCCTCGCCTATACCACCGCTACCCTGGGGGCTTTTGGCGTTATCATGTGCCTGACCAGCCATTCGGCCACGGGCCGAGAAGTGGAGCGCATAGGCGACTTTCGCGGCCTCTTCTGGAGCGATCCGCTGGCGGCTTCCGTTCTCGCGGTGAGCCTGCTCTCGCTGGCGGGCATTCCCCTCACGGCCGGTTTTCTCGGCAAGTTCTATCTTCTCGCCGCCGGCGCGTCCACCAATTTCTGGTGGCTCCTGGTCGTCCTCGCCTTGACGAGCACCGTGGGCGCCTACTACTACCTCCGGGTCATCGTGCTCATGGCTTCCCGGGAAGACAGCGGCGAGGCGGTCTGCGTCAAGCGTCGCCTGCCCGTTTCCGTGCCGCGCGATGTGGTGCTGGTCGGCCTGACCCTCGCCACGCTCCTGGTCGGCATCTTCCCCGCACCCATCATTCACTTCATCCAGAGCATGAGCGCGGGCCAATAA
- a CDS encoding phosphoenolpyruvate carboxylase, whose protein sequence is MPEWSEKVGEDIAFLTECFAEVLTELGEKRLVPFLPWHASYRPRRAKAPLQVGKVNEQLQVMSIAYHLLNIVEENAAALGRRERERHLGLLHEPGLWGRSLKRLRDEGFSEKEILSSLKNMEVEVVLTAHPTEAKRPVVLRQHRALYDEYTKLEGTDWTPYERTAIRERIKAHLERLWRTGEMHMKKPDVLSELEDMCDYLGMVFPRAVLKLNQRLQGAWAEAGLNPAALCKAGAGPRLFFGNWVGGDRDGHPLVTAEVTRQTLARLRRGALDQVRTRLETLADNLTLSDLFQHAPQNFLDVLEERKLLLSPAALGRLAPIPHEPWREFVFVLRLLLDDAQHTPGSAYARPEALRADLQILVDSLVAVGARRLADTEVAPVLLHLDTFGFHMAALDIRQNSDFHAVALTQLLHAAGFEDWDYENWDREQRRAFLDLELRSLRPIAPRQCDLGHEARAMLDLYEVIAEHVRHFGPDGIGSFIVSMTRDETDLLIVYLFAREVGLVFAAEGGLACALDVVPLFETMEDLEGSPAILEAFLSHPITRQNTGQPQQVMVGYSDSNKSGGMFASQWALNQAQGRLAEICRAHGRPIYFFHGRGGTYSRGAGPTNQFLEALPAGSLDGRVRLTEQGEVIGQKFGNLPTAVYNLELLTAGVAVATLHHSRPVPVSPRLLSIGETLSRFSQDAYRAQLESPGFIKFWASATPIDALERSFIGSRPSRRTGKRSVADLRAIPWVFSWTQARYYLPGWFGVGTALERLEKEQPEAYETLRRESGGWPFVRYVLYNAENSLASADLAIMEQYASLVKDPALRKYQFDRISGEYLRTERMLNQFFGATRAERRPRLTRTLEMRAAGLRSLHELQIGLLREWRALRAARKNLEAQALMPSLLLSVNAIASAERTTG, encoded by the coding sequence ATGCCCGAATGGTCCGAGAAGGTCGGCGAGGACATTGCCTTCCTCACGGAATGTTTCGCGGAGGTGCTCACGGAGCTGGGCGAGAAACGACTGGTGCCCTTCCTGCCGTGGCATGCGAGTTATCGCCCGCGCCGCGCCAAAGCGCCCCTTCAGGTGGGCAAGGTCAACGAGCAACTTCAGGTCATGTCCATCGCGTACCATCTGCTGAATATCGTAGAGGAGAATGCCGCCGCACTGGGCCGCCGCGAGCGGGAGCGGCACCTCGGCCTGCTCCATGAGCCGGGCCTTTGGGGCCGCAGTCTGAAGCGTCTGCGCGACGAGGGATTCAGTGAAAAAGAAATCCTGAGCTCCTTGAAGAACATGGAGGTGGAGGTGGTGCTCACCGCTCACCCGACCGAGGCGAAGCGACCGGTGGTGCTCCGGCAACACCGCGCGCTCTACGATGAGTACACGAAGCTGGAGGGCACGGATTGGACGCCCTACGAGCGCACGGCGATTCGCGAGCGCATCAAGGCTCACCTCGAACGCCTGTGGCGCACCGGTGAAATGCACATGAAAAAGCCCGACGTGCTTTCGGAGCTGGAAGACATGTGCGACTACCTGGGCATGGTCTTTCCCCGCGCGGTGCTCAAGTTGAACCAGCGCCTCCAGGGGGCCTGGGCCGAAGCGGGGCTGAACCCGGCGGCGCTCTGCAAGGCGGGCGCCGGCCCGCGTCTCTTCTTCGGCAACTGGGTCGGCGGCGATCGGGATGGTCATCCTCTCGTGACGGCCGAAGTCACACGCCAGACCCTCGCGCGACTGCGCCGGGGAGCCCTCGATCAGGTTCGTACCCGGCTGGAGACACTGGCGGACAACTTGACGTTGTCGGACCTGTTTCAGCATGCCCCGCAGAATTTTCTGGATGTCCTTGAGGAAAGAAAGCTCCTCCTCTCCCCCGCCGCGCTGGGTCGGCTGGCGCCCATTCCCCATGAACCCTGGCGCGAGTTCGTCTTCGTCTTGCGGCTGCTCCTGGATGACGCACAGCATACGCCGGGAAGCGCCTATGCCCGTCCCGAAGCGCTCCGGGCCGATCTCCAGATTCTGGTGGACTCGCTGGTGGCGGTGGGTGCGCGGCGGCTGGCCGACACGGAGGTGGCGCCGGTACTTCTGCACCTGGACACCTTCGGTTTCCACATGGCGGCCCTCGATATACGCCAGAACAGCGACTTCCATGCGGTCGCGCTTACCCAGTTGCTCCATGCCGCCGGCTTTGAGGATTGGGACTACGAAAACTGGGATCGTGAACAGCGCCGCGCCTTTCTCGACCTCGAACTTCGTTCCCTGCGGCCCATCGCTCCCCGACAGTGCGACCTCGGTCACGAGGCGCGAGCGATGCTCGACCTGTACGAAGTCATTGCGGAGCACGTGCGGCACTTCGGCCCGGATGGCATCGGAAGCTTCATCGTAAGCATGACGCGTGACGAAACGGACCTGCTCATTGTCTACCTCTTTGCGCGCGAAGTGGGCCTGGTCTTTGCCGCGGAGGGCGGCCTCGCCTGCGCGCTGGACGTGGTGCCCCTCTTCGAAACGATGGAGGATCTGGAGGGGAGCCCGGCCATACTTGAGGCATTCTTGAGCCATCCCATCACACGCCAGAACACCGGCCAACCCCAGCAGGTCATGGTGGGCTACAGCGACAGCAACAAAAGCGGCGGCATGTTTGCAAGCCAGTGGGCGCTCAACCAGGCCCAGGGCCGACTCGCCGAGATCTGCCGGGCTCACGGCCGGCCCATCTACTTCTTTCATGGCCGTGGCGGCACCTATAGCCGGGGCGCAGGGCCCACCAACCAGTTTCTGGAGGCGCTGCCCGCGGGATCGCTGGATGGCCGGGTGCGCCTGACGGAGCAGGGTGAGGTTATCGGCCAGAAGTTCGGCAACCTGCCGACCGCAGTATACAATCTGGAACTGCTGACGGCGGGCGTAGCCGTGGCCACGCTCCATCACAGCCGCCCGGTGCCCGTTTCGCCCCGGCTGCTGTCCATCGGTGAAACCTTGAGTCGATTCAGTCAGGATGCTTATCGCGCGCAGTTGGAATCGCCCGGATTCATCAAATTCTGGGCTTCGGCAACGCCTATCGACGCGCTGGAACGGAGTTTCATCGGCTCACGACCCTCGCGGCGCACCGGGAAGCGTTCCGTGGCCGATTTGCGCGCGATCCCGTGGGTTTTCAGTTGGACCCAGGCACGGTATTATCTCCCCGGCTGGTTCGGCGTGGGCACGGCGCTTGAGCGCCTCGAAAAGGAGCAGCCCGAGGCCTACGAAACCCTTCGGCGCGAGAGCGGCGGCTGGCCCTTCGTGCGCTATGTGCTTTACAACGCTGAGAACAGTCTGGCGTCCGCCGACCTCGCCATCATGGAGCAATACGCCTCGCTGGTGAAAGATCCCGCCCTGCGCAAGTATCAGTTTGACCGGATCTCGGGCGAGTACCTGCGCACCGAGCGCATGTTGAATCAGTTCTTCGGCGCCACCCGCGCGGAACGGCGTCCACGGCTCACGCGTACCCTGGAAATGCGCGCGGCCGGACTGCGGAGCTTGCACGAACTGCAGATCGGGCTGTTGCGCGAGTGGCGGGCGCTTCGGGCCGCAAGGAAGAACCTGGAAGCCCAGGCCCTTATGCCCTCCCTCCTGCTTTCGGTAAACGCGATCGCCAGCGCGGAGCGGACAACGGGCTGA
- a CDS encoding P-II family nitrogen regulator, translated as MKKVEAIIKPFKLEEVKDALSGVGIQGLTVSEVKGFGRQKGHKELYRGAEYVVEFLPKVKLEIVVTDDAVEKVVKAIIGGASTGRIGDGKIFVSTVDDAVRIRTGETGDVVLS; from the coding sequence GTGAAAAAAGTAGAAGCGATTATCAAGCCGTTCAAGCTGGAAGAAGTAAAGGATGCCCTTTCCGGCGTTGGCATTCAGGGCCTGACCGTCTCGGAGGTCAAGGGATTTGGCCGCCAGAAGGGACACAAGGAACTTTACCGCGGCGCGGAATACGTCGTGGAATTCCTCCCGAAGGTAAAGCTGGAAATCGTCGTGACCGACGACGCGGTGGAAAAGGTGGTCAAGGCCATCATCGGCGGCGCCTCGACGGGCCGCATCGGTGACGGCAAGATCTTCGTCTCCACGGTCGACGACGCCGTGCGCATCCGCACCGGTGAAACCGGCGACGTAGTGCTGAGCTGA
- a CDS encoding response regulator, whose amino-acid sequence MAKSERILIVDDEIVIRELMSDILTDEGFNVESAPNGVAALEMLKATDDFVVLFTDIMMPEMDGIELIRKARLVAPALVPIVMTGYATLETARAAVKEGAYDYVLKPFNLSEIKMAVTNALERCRLANENASLLEITELFKISERIASIRSEDSLLDFVLEAALERVEARRGSLMLVSEDGQNLEIARGVGLPQDFDRAAIHVKSSISGWVAENVKPLFIEDIRQEPTVDKLSWQLRDNSFISVPLERKASTLGEPCSDKGKVIAVLNVTEKRSGGTFSEADLKILSIMANHAAAALENVRLLRDVEDAQREIVFTLGEIVETRSQETGFHVKRVAEYCKLLGLKCGLSQGEAEILRLASPLHDVGKVGIPDAILNKPGKLTPEEFDVIKTHATMGYDMLKVTKGHVLQAAAIIALQHHERFDGKGYPHGLSGKDIHIFGRITCIADVFDALGVKRVYKEAWSLDRILDLFKEERGRQFDPEITDVFFDNLDEILEIRAALIDED is encoded by the coding sequence ATGGCAAAATCGGAACGCATTCTGATCGTTGACGACGAAATTGTGATTCGCGAGCTGATGTCCGATATCCTGACGGATGAAGGATTCAATGTAGAATCCGCGCCCAATGGCGTGGCGGCTCTGGAAATGCTGAAGGCGACCGACGACTTCGTCGTGCTCTTCACCGATATCATGATGCCCGAAATGGACGGTATTGAGCTGATCCGCAAGGCCCGTCTGGTTGCTCCCGCGCTGGTTCCCATCGTAATGACGGGCTACGCGACGCTTGAGACGGCTCGCGCGGCGGTGAAGGAAGGGGCCTACGACTACGTTCTGAAGCCCTTCAATCTCAGCGAGATCAAGATGGCGGTCACCAACGCGCTGGAGCGTTGCCGCCTCGCCAACGAGAATGCCTCCCTTCTCGAAATCACCGAACTGTTCAAGATCAGCGAGCGAATCGCATCGATCCGTTCGGAGGATTCGCTCCTCGATTTTGTTCTCGAAGCCGCGCTGGAGCGGGTGGAAGCCAGGCGCGGTTCGCTCATGCTCGTTTCCGAAGACGGCCAGAACCTTGAAATTGCACGCGGTGTGGGGCTCCCCCAGGACTTTGACCGTGCCGCGATCCATGTCAAGAGCAGTATCTCGGGCTGGGTGGCGGAAAACGTGAAGCCCCTTTTCATTGAAGATATCCGACAGGAACCCACGGTCGACAAGCTGAGCTGGCAACTCCGGGACAACTCCTTTATATCGGTGCCGCTGGAACGCAAAGCTTCCACCCTCGGCGAGCCCTGCTCCGACAAGGGCAAAGTTATTGCCGTACTGAATGTAACGGAAAAGCGCAGCGGCGGCACCTTTTCCGAGGCCGATCTGAAGATTCTCAGTATCATGGCCAACCACGCGGCGGCGGCGCTGGAAAATGTGCGCCTGCTCCGCGACGTGGAAGACGCCCAGCGCGAAATTGTGTTTACCCTCGGCGAAATCGTGGAGACGCGCTCGCAGGAGACGGGATTCCACGTCAAGCGCGTGGCGGAATACTGCAAGCTCCTCGGGCTCAAGTGCGGCCTTTCCCAGGGCGAGGCGGAGATTCTGCGCCTCGCTTCACCGTTGCACGATGTGGGCAAGGTGGGTATTCCAGATGCCATCTTGAACAAGCCGGGCAAGTTGACGCCGGAAGAGTTTGACGTCATCAAGACCCATGCAACCATGGGCTACGACATGCTTAAGGTCACCAAAGGCCATGTGCTTCAGGCGGCGGCCATCATTGCCCTGCAGCACCACGAGCGCTTTGACGGAAAAGGCTATCCCCACGGCCTTTCCGGGAAGGACATCCACATTTTTGGGCGCATCACCTGTATCGCGGACGTGTTCGACGCCCTCGGCGTAAAGCGGGTGTACAAAGAAGCCTGGTCCCTTGATCGCATTCTGGATCTGTTCAAGGAAGAGCGGGGCCGCCAGTTCGATCCCGAAATCACGGACGTCTTCTTCGATAATCTGGACGAGATCCTCGAAATCCGCGCCGCCCTGATCGACGAAGACTGA